A stretch of DNA from Cannabis sativa cultivar Pink pepper isolate KNU-18-1 chromosome X, ASM2916894v1, whole genome shotgun sequence:
tattgttggggtagggaATCATTTGAATTGACAATTGACTCATTCAAAGGTAGGATTGAGCATGGGatcattatgaaaaatagaaaggCGAGAGAAGGGAGGCCAATATGATGGGTGGTATAGGGCATTGGGATGTCCTTGGGTTTTTCttgtttggttttatgaatgCTTTGTCCTGCAATGGTGAACTCTTTACGTAAGAGAGTTTCATCTTCTATTCCCGGGATTACGGAACTGGAGCAACACCAtcgtcaccaaaaatccaacccTTCGAGACTTGAAGGGCAAGATGTTTGATTTACCTTTGGAGAAGGTACTTTACGGtttctttcttgttttttcTAGTTTCTTTTCGAGTTTAatatatgttgttgttttttggtttttccaattgttttaattttttcatattatgtttaattatgttgTTCGAGTTGAAGATAAAAAACATGCGTCCTGCGATGAAGAGAGGCGGCTTCAACTTGACGGTCTATTTCTCGatgaatctattgatgaacGTGGTGTAGCGAAGCAATCCTTCGAGGGTGGCTCATCTTCAAAGAAGTCGATTCAGCAGATATTGATTGGATGAAATCTAAGCTGGAGATGCTCAGTTCGAATCAATCATCATTGGCCGAGGACTTCATTTCGttgaggtgttttgttgattttaatttcaaatccgtaatgactgtaattaaggatatccaagagaaggttaatgccattcatcgtcgtccttctgacgaggtatttattcttattttattgtttaggtttttttatttttttttgtatagtttctttactgttttatttaagtttcattTATGTTGGCTGATACAGGGAAAGTCATCGGATGAATTAGTAACtcaagattctgatgatgatcctgatgatgatgatgatgatgatgatgccgaGGATGATGACAAGCAATTGCCTGATCCagaaaatattgattccgactccgacgatggtggtgagttggttaaagttggTGGGGTTGCTGATGATGCTGACAAGGCTGTTACTGCTGTCCCTTCTGCTGAGGTGAATCCTTCTGAGGATGTTGGAGGGAGTGATAAAAATGTTAAGGATGTTGAGAAGCCGAAGGGCGATGAGTCTCGATTGAAGGGGGACGATTTCTTTGATGGATTGAGCCAGCTTGTAATAGATGATGATCAAGTTGTGTTGGCTGGCTTGGAGGCTGTTGCTAAAATCAATGTaagtttacttttaattgttttcaaaaaaactaggtttctttttggttgctcATTAGTTTCTAGTATGTTTTGCAACTGTTTTAAtgcattctttattttttaggtCCCCGCACCCAATCCAGATGTTGTTGGTGAGAAGTCAGATGCCCTTCATACTGATGAAGAAACTGAGGATACGTCTCGATACACCTCTCGTTGGATAAGAGGAAGCGTGCTCCGGCCTTGAAATCTCCATTTGTTGATTTCGGGTCTGCTGATGTCGGGAGCACTCCAATGGAGCTTATGTCCTCAGGTTCTCAGTCTGCTGGGGATGATAGGGATTTCAAAATGGTGACTTATGTGAAGGGCCTTTATGCTCTTAATGATGCTTTTGCTGATCCCGTATCTACCGAGATTGAGGCAAAATTTGACTCTTGGATTGGTGAAGGATTGCTTAAACATCCCAGGTGACTGTTTTTTATTAAAtctgtttttgtattatttttttttttccagtttcATTCCTGTTTTAATGCTGTTTTTTTGctgttttttttgttgttgtaggcattataattgttatgaagacggcgcaaagaaatttaccccgggttttaggctaggtgttgattatgttgaGGATAAAACTTGGTTTTACCATTTGGCCACATGCGACATGTTTATGAACGACTCGGTAAAGTTTCCAATTTATATTGTACTTATggtagtttgtttttagtttctttCTAAATGTTTTTCAGTTTTGATACtacatttcagttttttttccgGTTGTTAAACCTTTTCATTTGTGTTTACGTGTTGTTTTTCTCTCAGCATATGAAcaccatattctattaccttcggAAAAAAGGTAAGTATTCTTCCGCTGTGACGTTGAATTTCGCAACCACTGATTGTCTTTTTGATGATTCGATCCAAGCATTGTACCACAAATTTAACAAGGCCAAGTCAATGAAGACTAAGATGTCACACATTCACGCTGCCCACCCAATTGCGCATTACATCCGAGGTATGCGCATTCCCTGTTCCAAGCCTTGATATGAAGCCGATCACGTGCTTTTCATCATCAATTTAAGAAGGGAAAGTCATTGGGTTTTTGGGCGTCTTGACGTGCACGAAAGGACGTTATTTCTGTACAATTCTTTGAGAACCGCGAAGATGAATGCCGCAGCTAGGAATGCGATGAAGGCTTATTCCGTGTTGCTGCCTTTGTTTTTCGATTTACTTGGGTTCTGGAAGAATAGAGCACAAGTTCTGCCTCGGTTTCGACCTACGACTCCATTCGAATCGTGGAGCTTAGTGGTATTGCGTCTCAGCAGAAGAAGTGagtgtttcttttaagtttcttttatgttgttttttagtttctaatctgtttattttttctctatatTTTTTAACAGTGATTGTGGAGCATATGTTGCTGCCTTTGCTGAATTCTTTATACACGGAAAGGATGTCCACTGCGGACTTTGACATCGAAGTTTATCGAACCCGAGCTTGCTTCACTTTTCTACTCGTACGGACAAAGGAAAATTGACGAAAGTATTGACAGCGATGATGAGAAGCAATCCAAGTCTTCTAAGGCATCTAAATTGAAGAAATAGGAACTTTTAATTTGGTGGCTCTATTATGTTATTTGTTGAATCTATTTACTTGACAAGTTTTAGTGTTGTTGTGTGTTTAAAACTATGTAGCTGGTTTAAaacttttaggatatttgacattcactacttataatatctttattgtataggtttgtatttcccaaagttttgtgtttttttaattgttcaagttCTTATATACGGTCGCACAACTATGGAGAAACTATTAACCAACTAAATACAAACTATGTTTTCATTTTTCCTAAATAGTGCTATGAATGTATATTTATTCTTCGTATTCCGTTAACTATTTTCCCTTATTCaagttatgttttatcaatTATTGATTGTTGCCTTTAAAGCGTAAACAATAAGTCATTCGGTACTTAATATTTTACAAAGGGTCGCAAGCCGTAACAAAACGATtttgaaactattaaaaaagctgtttcaaatttcataaaaatgaaatcccatgtatttagagcatcacagatcaacctgtttgaatttgcacacaaaattaaacaattcaaatatttcatatgtatctattttattgcttgattgttgcatgtctttcgATTGTGTCCGTGTTGTCCACATTTGCCgcacctgttatgtttttttgtatcccattcagataaaaaccttcgtttccttggtcttccagatcttattttttggtttggtggcagaacaatgatatcttttatgttttgtggcacatcccaagttgtgtgattgtgtacggatatgttgagccgccgtatgtttcaagccatgttcGCGTGGTGTAATAACCCGAACAATAGTTGTAAACattcaagttcatctcttttataacagcaagcgcatgagcacACGGTAACTCATCAAGTTGGAATCTGTTGCAACTGCATGTTTTCTCCTTGAGGTTGATGACCCATGATCTGGTTAGTTCAATGACTTCGAACATGGTCTCGTTTATTGGTTTTACCTGCGGATTAAGTGTGAAACTGTTAATATGTATGACAACGAAAAACAAACTATAAAGAAACTGAAATGCaactaaaatatttaacatgtcattacattttctgtcaatgattccacaaagttgtcgactaatttcttttctgctgtaggtgttaaaaatgttgttgttttctcgTGCTTTTTTCCGTTTGTGTATGTCCATTGTTGAATCAATgctctcaatgactccatcGGTGTTGTGATTGGTAGCTCTCTAGTTGCCAAGTTTGCTGCATTTAGAGATTCAGCAATGTTtgaagtcatagttgaatacctgttgtttttgcagtggtatcttgaccatttgtggtatccaacttgttgtaaatatggtcttacacggatgtccaagctgtccaactcgctcatatggtattcaaatttcctctctgtgtatgctctggctgcagcgaagaatggtttatccagcttgcttgcattcttcttgaaggttgctttTAGGTTGCTTAACAGGTGGTATACACAATAGCAATGTGTGATTTCTGGAAATACTTGACAAAATTTTGCCTTACTTATGCTCTCATGTCTATACGAGATCAAGCAACATTCCTCTCTAATCCCATATGTTTCTCTCACAtttgtgaaaaaccattgccatgagttgttgttttACGAGATCCACAACGAGAaaaagctagtggaaaaatgtgcCCATTTGCATCACCGTGTACAAGCGAGAGAGCGAGTGtacctccatatgttgatttaaggaaagttccgtcaacaacttttataggtttgcatttcttccatccttttattgatgcatccagtgcgacaaacaagtacttgaagGCACATTTGTCATCCTCTCGTTTCCATGTGCACTATTGTTCGGGATTAGTTTTTGCAACATGTGCAAAAAACCGGGCAGCTAACTTTGTATGATTCGTTGGCTTTTCCTCGTAATTCTTCTTGCGCGTGctctttgcttctccatgctttcatgtagttcattcggaccccatacttgtgtttcatttctcctctgatgtcttgtggcgtttgagttgtttttatgttggtgaaccgtggcttgatgtagtttccaatcaatttcgttgtagcttgtctcttgtcggcaaatctgatgtttagatcacaagtgtgtatcacctttctgtcgtactttcgaatgatgaatgactttgttGGCCCGTTTTTGGATGTTGTtagtgcccacttgcattttggatccaaacaacaaatcttgtatgttcttgcacatgattttttaactctgaattggaagttgttcctaattgcatagaaaccaagcacgctctgcagtgtttctttgtctttgtatatttgtgcttcttctatttACGGATGATGCGGATCCGTGATTAGTAGTTCGTCATAATCTCGTGATTTGGTTCCTTTTTCTGTTGTTTTCCAGTTGCTCAACCATTTCCTCTgccacaagttttgcatagtccatgaagtcaaaactttcttcCCCAAATTCCAGTACTCTTGCTTCAATTatatgttgttgatttgttgagtcttGTTGTTCTTTGCATTGTATTCGATTGGTTGGAAGGCGCTTCtatgtgtaattaatgaattgtcatttccAAAGAATGTTGCATCgatggttgttgttgggttgttgatgacattcacacacattgggtatgttgtgaagtcggggtctttcagtttgagttgtatgtagaaatgcggtgctttgatcatcctttatcctcaatggttggtatccttccttcacttgatatttcagttgcaaaacagtgttttcttggttgcattccAGGGCATCTTTGAGTTTCTGTTGCAAATCTTCATAGTTACAATTGGCAGAAATGTAGTGTCCACtggcttcataattttcataattcattcgatcatcgaattttccattgtagaagactaggaatggaatgtctttcCTTTCCTGTGTTTTTGCAATGGTTATTAGTCCGAGGCAACGAATTTTAAAACTGGTTTCATTATGTTATGAAATAGAGTACAAACTTACTACTATCTCTGTTCCTTTGTTCAAGCATTGTATTTCCTGTCCAGTTacgattttgccatttttttggtagttaataaactacaaagaaacgagaataaaactattaagaaacttcatttaaattttgggaaactaaccatttctcaaactgttctgtactctatcttttccacaataaattcctgcaaaaaacgtaatgaaactattattaaatgattatgcaACTGTAAACCAACTGAAAAACCACAATTATATCCCCAAAATTACATAGTTATTACGCattgtcatttttcatcatgtttattcgaatcagatcgatttacaactattataaaactaatttgctaccattaacatatatcttaccttgtatatatgctagctcttggtacttgtcatataacacttcttcatgatttcgaaaccattttcaaacgataatgcaactgtaagccaacgcaaaaaaaaaaataaaaaaaagttattactATCCCTTGTTTCCTTAATCATAATCAGTTCTTGTTTATTGGTTTTTACCATATGTATTGCCTGTTGCACACCATTGAATCAACCAGAATGCAACTAAAAATGCTGTGtatcattgttgaaaaaaaatttcagttcataccttttttttggatttgagggggagctccagatctgttcaatacagatttacattgcttcaatctgaattttcgacgatcgtttgagtgatattgcactataaaaaccgaaatcaaatgttgaaattcagtttctccacggttgtcctgctcttttttttaaaaaaatttctgtttagatcgttgGATTTGTTCGTTTCCTATTGAAATTCGACGCGATTTACAGTTGTTTTACGTTCGATCTGGTTTCATTCTGGTTGCGTGGCCGACTGCATCGATGGAGCTTCATTCATCCTCTCCGTTTGTGACGTGCGGCTGAAGGTAAGGgcaagtggtatttttgtaatattttcattttgggctgtacaaatgttcattgggccggcccacagtattgttgtaatatttttccatttttagaatattcctgttttttttccttattctttttgttgttattttgacgtaattttcttattattttttttgtaattttcttgttatttttgtgtttttataaaacactgtaacaatataaaaaaagaaattttttgaaggtaaaagtaaaaattaaaaaaaaaaaaagaaagaaagttatttatgtaattataCCATAAATAAGTAATGAATTGTGTGCTGTTTTACTTGGCTTGCCTAAAAACAtttcccaaaaaataaaatataatacttTTTCCTCGTTATGGTCATCGACCACTCTTACCACTAGGGTCCTAAAATTAGAATAtactttctcatttttttacTTCCAAAGTTTGCATGTGCCTCGtaatattattttgataatcGGATAAAAGTTATGTTGGTATGAATCACCTTATCCCTTGCCCTTGAAAGGAAGTCTCACAGCAAAACGACAGTTTTTCAAGAACTAGTAGCCTTGATGTCATTAAGTTCTAAGTAAAGTCTTTGAGAGTTTAACTTCACATTAATGATCCCATTCACTTGTGTGCCATTAAGTCATACACTCTCAACAAATAGTGTTTAATGTATGTGATGCAACACATTCCTCATTTTCATTGGAAAAATCGAAGATGATAACAAATAACAGTGATAGTTACAAGTTTAATATACAAACCTCTACATCAATATTGTGCTTGAATCTTAGCACAATgaatcatatatacatatatatatatatatatatatatatcataagtAGGTAGGGAAATCGAGTTTGGGCGTTTTAATATGTGGAAAGTCTTTGTTTAGTATTATACAATCCctataaatatttgtatataatatcaactgcataatttatttttaaagtaacAAAGCCCAGaactgaaaatatttatttagatTAAGATACAGAGGATGTGTATTTACCAATCGCAGCAATAATCCTTTCTTTGTCCCTAGTTGGGAAAGCTTCCAATAGTACCCCGTTTTTATAGAAGTGGAAAAGGGGCACCGTCTGCATCAGTTTATTATGCTCATTAAGTTAAAATCACATGTTTTAAAAGCAACCAAACTAATGAGCCACAAAATTCATATGGGAAAAGATTCGACCATTTCCATCATCTAATGGAGTATGAAGACACTCTGTATTACTAGAGGAAGTTACCTTAATTCTTAGCCGTTCAGCAACCTCAGATTGTTCATCATATTCATCAATTACCTGTGTAAGAAATAGCAACTCGAGTTCAAAGCCTattatatctatatttatataattttttggttAGATCCCATGTATAATAAATAGTACTCACATTGTGCTTTAGAAAGATTACTGAAGCTTCTTCATCACCAGCTCCCCTACACAACTTTGCAAATCCTTGCTCTATATATTTGCAGCTTCCGCAAGAAGTTCGATAAAAATCTACTACAACTAAAGAATTATGTTCTTTGGCTTTATCTAGGATCTTCAAGAACTCTTCATCAGTCTTGAATTCTCTAACACATTCCACAGGACAAAGATCATCATCTTCATCCGACAGCTCTCCTTGATTTCCATCTGCAGCTTTGATTTTGATGGGTCGGATTGAGTGGTCAAATCTCAAAGAAATTTTCTCCCTCACCAGGCTGAATCTGACATGACTCAAACTTGAAAGTGTGGACGGGCCACTTGTCTTCAATTGTCTTTTAATTGTGCTTGCTCTGAAACTGAACAAGTCCTTGTGATGGACCGTACTCTGCCCTTGCATGGCCACAAACACAAACCAGTTTCTTCTCTTCTTTTGCATAACGATTTACCAGTTTAGTCATTTACATAAAAGAAAAATCTATTAACAGGCATATTAATGAAACATATATAAGACACTCATGCATATATATGTAAACGGGATCAAATCAGATCAATCTATAAGTATCCATCAAGTATTGGAGATTCTGCAGCAGAAGAACCAAAACTAAAGAGTTTAATGGGCTCTTCCTTCAACTCCGTCAACTACCAGTACATGGATAtttcaataatattttaaaaatttatacatatgTACTGTATATTTAAATCATGAGGTGATGCTTCCAGCCAGTACTGAAAAATGACATAAATTGTCACTGTAGCTACAAAATCAGTAAATGTGATGCTATGCATATATCGTTGCAGCGCAGAAGTAAATTTTCcactctttttctcttctttggAAAATACATTGAAACATGGATAAAATTTTATGTTTCTACATCTTTAATGCAAGGGgataaaagtaaaataaaccattttatgggaaccacatattattttatcttcaaaAAGTAACATAGTTCTTCTCAATATGAATAGAAACGCATACGGCATACTCATTCTAGTTCAATGAGGGTGCTGCATTAGTAACTTTCTATTAGGACCAGCAATGCATCAGCATATAGCATGTAATATAACGATAATGATTCTGGGATGGTACTTTCAAGCTGTTTATTAAAATCAGAAATAAGAaacttggattttttttttttttgttaaatggaAAGAGAGCATATGAAATAGTCCAATTATCATATTTAAAACTTGGGGAAGCTCCAATAGTTCTAACTTCTAACTCTAAACTCTTACATGCCTCAATGAATTGAGAGTCTAAGTAACGAAGAGCAACTGGACAGATTTGAGTGAAACATAGAGATATAATGGTATTGGTTTAAGTGAGTGTGTATTAAATTTGGTGAACTGAATATTAGAGTTGGAAGAGATAATTGGTGCTTACCTCCGGTTGTTTGGTGATATGCCGTATCTGAATTGTGAGAGCAGATATCTACGAATGGGAAAAGAACACGATCTAAGCACCATATCTGCTTCTGTACTGCACTTCTATGTTCAAAAATGGGATCAGAAAGTTGGCCCATTAGATGGATGGACAACCTCAAAGGCCCTAAGCCGGCCCATTATGCAATAATAATAGGAAAACCCAACTGAAGAGAAAATTATaggaaaatacacaaaaataatgaaaaaaattacaaaaatacgatttcacagaactttaaatatttttagatttttttgattttatttactaaaaatacagtctttttatattgttatcttgttaatttattattgattttttgttatctgtatgttattttttgttgttatttagatgttattttcatgttacttttatgtagttttcttattattttcgtGCTTTTTCTATAGAAAacagtaaaaatgaaaaaaaaattctttaaatgtaaaaataaacttttttacaaaaatattgtcttatgtaattatctctATCAAAAGgatgaaattttaaaataaattttaaaaatgaccttacctattttattataatagaatTAGCGTTTATTTTCTAGTTTTATTTCGGCCAGTGTATACCAATCAAAACTTATCTGAGATTTTTAGAATGTTTGAAAAAGTTTTTTTTCTCCTTTTATCTCTAATAGTGTATATGTCAGCTTCctctttctttcaatttttttttgtccttttattttttttcttttctgttttGTCCTTTTATTCAGCATAAGcacatttttcttttaatttagaGTAATTTACGGCAAAACCCTCTCAACTattaatttacttgcaaaaaaccatccaaccttatattttggtgggaaaaccctccaaagtactgttccgtttacatttttaaggtgtcgcCTGTCCAGCCTTGTTAAGTCCTAATTTTGTCCACGTGGCAATAACatatcactaaaaaattatcctatgtggccatgatttacaaaataaaataaaaactttaagagtaatttgcggcaaaacccccccaactatcaatttacttgcaaaaaaccatccaaaaaaactttaaggttggatggctttttgcaagtaaattgatagttgggggagttttgccgcaaattactcttaaatttttagtttttattttaatttttattttgtaaaatattgccacataggataattttttagtgacctgtcattgccacatgggcaaaattaggacttaacgaggctggacacacgacaccttaaaaatgtaaacagaacagtactttggagggttttcccaccaaaatatgaggttggatggttttttgtaaataaattgatagttgaggggattttgccgcaaattactctttaatttattttgcttGATACATTGATTTGAAGCattcattttaaatattttattttattattggatttctttatctctttctctctttcttataacttttaaaaataaatcgGATCCTCAAGAAATTATTTTGGCTCAAGAATTACacaatcacaattatttttgaagatcattattttaatgtgtgaTAAgcattaaaattacaaaatagacCGCGAAATTACAAAATCTAGAAATGAACGAAAAATTACAACTAATCAAAAGTCTTGAGAGATTTTTACATTGAAGCACATAGTTACCAATGCCCCAAACGGAACTATTCCCCTTCAACGTGTTGATTACTGTTTCAGAATCACTCTCCACTATCACAAATGAATGCTTTCCAATTGATCGCTGATTCCAGGGCTAACAAGCAGGTCGCCGCTTCTCTAATGAGTGGATCAGAGAAAGGGAGGTTATTGCTAGCCACCCACAAAATCGACTCCTTGTGGTCTCTAGCCAGAGCCACCACACACGTTGAGTCATTACTAACTCTAACGTCACAATTGATCTTAACCCAATCGTCTAGGGGTGGGGACCAGGTAGGAGTCGCAACCATCACCGACGAAGGAAACAAACAGGAACTGTAGTCTGTGAAACATATAGAAATAGAGTCAATCCATTGTTTAATGTTACATAAAGTATTATTATGAACCTTATCATTTCGGGTTTTCCATATGGTGTCCACGACAATCGAAGCATACAGGAACAATTCTTGAACGTTCTCTCCCTTTTCCTTTAGGCTCCACAAGAAATTGACCCAATCCCACATACGGGCCCCAGAGTCTATCACTGGCATCACACCCCAGGGGGAGGATCTCAAGAGGTGGAAAGCAAAGTTACAATAGAGGAACAGGTGTTCCATTGTTTTCTCTCCCTGACCACAAATAGGACAAGACGCATCTTCAATAATCATCCTTTTAGCAAGTGCAGCCCGAATAGGTAATGCATTTGAAAGAATACTCCACCAAAGGACTTTGTGACACTCCAATATACTAGCATTCCAAAGTTTATTCCATAGGGCGGGAGCAATATTGCAAATAGGAGCACGCGCCAAGGCCTGATAAAGATAGGTTAGTAGAAAAGCGACCATTAGGTTCTTTAGTCCAAATCCACTTATCACTACCTTGACCCCCAGGCCTACCACCTTTGAGAATGCAACTTCCTGTCTCTCGGTCAAATTGGAAATATCCCAATCGCCATTGACTGTTAATAAATCTGTAACTTTCTCCAATCCCTCAGTCGCCTTCTTATTGGATGGGGATTAAAGTCCTAACCGTGAATTAACTAGGGATCATCCCAAATGTCTGTATCCTTTCCATCTGATATGAGTTTACATGCTCTTTTCATAAGGATTTCTTTAGACTTCACAGCATTCTTGCAGAACCATGCGTCTAAATTTTTGGACGAACACTTCAAGAAAGGTCTACCTTTAAGGTACTTAGCACTTGAAACCTTACAACACAGTGACTGGTCCTCGGTAGTGAGAGCCCAACCCCATTTAGCCATGAAGGGCTGATTCATTTCCAGTGTCCTTCGAAAACCAAGTCCCCCTCTAGATTTAGGGAGACACAACTGATCCCAAACCTTTAGATAGATACCCCAATTTGATCACAACCCCaccaaaaatctctaacaatcccATCTATTTTAGCTGCAAGTTTCTTGGACAACTTTGTGGTTTGAATCGCATACACTTGTAAAGATAGCTCGATCGATTTTATCAGTGGCACGACCCGCTTTAGATAAAGATTTTAACTTCCACCCATGCAGCTTTGATACAAGGTTATCCAGAATGAAGTTAAAATCAGTATGTTTATTGCGATTGCGGAACAAAGGGCGACCTAGGTAGTTAATGTTACCCATTCCCATATTGAGCCCAAGAGCCTGTTGAATACCACGTTTC
This window harbors:
- the LOC115714550 gene encoding thioredoxin-like 4, chloroplastic isoform X2, whose product is MQGQSTVHHKDLFSFRASTIKRQLKTSGPSTLSSLSHVRFSLVREKISLRFDHSIRPIKIKAADGNQGELSDEDDDLCPVECVREFKTDEEFLKILDKAKEHNSLVVVDFYRTSCGSCKYIEQGFAKLCRGAGDEEASVIFLKHNVIDEYDEQSEVAERLRIKTVPLFHFYKNGVLLEAFPTRDKERIIAAIGKYTSSVS
- the LOC133032550 gene encoding uncharacterized protein LOC133032550, whose protein sequence is MKSKLEMLSSNQSSLAEDFISLRCFVDFNFKSVMTVIKDIQEKVNAIHRRPSDEGKSSDELVTQDSDDDPDDDDDDDDAEDDDKQLPDPENIDSDSDDGGELVKVGGVADDADKAVTAVPSAEVNPSEDVGGSDKNVKDVEKPKGDESRLKGDDFFDGLSQLVIDDDQVVLAGLEAVAKINVSLLLIVFKKTRFLFGCSLVSSMFCNCFNAFFIF
- the LOC115710595 gene encoding uncharacterized protein LOC115710595: MELMSSGSQSAGDDRDFKMVTYVKGLYALNDAFADPVSTEIEAKFDSWIGEGLLKHPRHYNCYEDGAKKFTPGFRLGVDYVEDKTWFYHLATCDMFMNDSHMNTIFYYLRKKGKYSSAVTLNFATTDCLFDDSIQALYHKFNKAKSMKTKMSHIHAAHPIAHYIRGMRIPCSKP
- the LOC115714550 gene encoding thioredoxin-like 4, chloroplastic isoform X1; its protein translation is MQKKRRNWFVFVAMQGQSTVHHKDLFSFRASTIKRQLKTSGPSTLSSLSHVRFSLVREKISLRFDHSIRPIKIKAADGNQGELSDEDDDLCPVECVREFKTDEEFLKILDKAKEHNSLVVVDFYRTSCGSCKYIEQGFAKLCRGAGDEEASVIFLKHNVIDEYDEQSEVAERLRIKTVPLFHFYKNGVLLEAFPTRDKERIIAAIGKYTSSVS